Genomic segment of Thermoanaerobacterales bacterium:
GTAGACCGACCAGATGATGGCCAGGATAAAAGCCCAGACCCCGATGAAGATGTCGATGAACACCTTGGTGGTCGTCGCCGCCATCAGGATCCAGTCCTTCTCCCAGTTGATACCCATGGCGGTCAGGGCCTTGGCCCGGATCAGGGCGTCAGTGATCGCGCCGCTGGCGATGGCGCCGCCGTCACTCTTTACCGCCAGGCCCATCCAGGCCCCCGCGACCAGCGGCTCCTTCCACAGCCAGGCGTTGGCCAGCCACGGGAGGATCAGCAGCTCGACGGCCACGAAGACGATAATGACGCTCGAGATGATAACCGGCACCTGCGGCCGGGCCTTGATCGCGCCGCCGGTGGCGATGGACGCCGAGACGCCGCAGATCGAGATGCCTGACGCCAGGGGCGCGGACCATTCGGGCGTCATCTTGAACCACTTGCGGGAGACGAAGTAGACAACCGGCCAGTAGATCAGGTAGGCTTCGACGATGGCGCACAGACCGCGGAGGATCACGGTCGAAGCCAGGTCCATCGCACCCAGGAACTTAATCCCGAGGGCGGAACCCAGGATAACGATACCGGTCTTGATGAACCACTCGGGCTTCGCGGCCTCCTCAAGGTATTTGGCAGCACTCGGCCAGAAGTTGGCGATCGCAAGGCCGATGATCATGGCCACAATGAAGCCCATTTCCCCGCTGAGCCCCAGAGACCAGGGAATACCGAGGTTTTCGATCTTATCCTTAGTAGCGGCAATGTAACCATAATGTCCGACAACCCATGAGGCCATTGTCAGGAAGTAGATAATGGTGAAACCGCCCACGAAACGGCCGACGTTCCAGCGCATGACCGCGGCGCCGATGGTGGTTAGCGCCAAGAGGAATAGATAGGTATAAAGCAGCGCGGTCCATCCGGACATGGTTTCCGCGAGGGCCTTGGATTGCGGCGCCAGAGCCTTGGAGAGATCAACCCAGACACTCGCCTTCACGACCCATCCCAGGAGG
This window contains:
- a CDS encoding putative sulfate exporter family transporter encodes the protein MSQGRSAGSPLLKTEDWWAVWLGGFVFLLGLGPLFGADLLGWVVKASVWVDLSKALAPQSKALAETMSGWTALLYTYLFLLALTTIGAAVMRWNVGRFVGGFTIIYFLTMASWVVGHYGYIAATKDKIENLGIPWSLGLSGEMGFIVAMIIGLAIANFWPSAAKYLEEAAKPEWFIKTGIVILGSALGIKFLGAMDLASTVILRGLCAIVEAYLIYWPVVYFVSRKWFKMTPEWSAPLASGISICGVSASIATGGAIKARPQVPVIISSVIIVFVAVELLILPWLANAWLWKEPLVAGAWMGLAVKSDGGAIASGAITDALIRAKALTAMGINWEKDWILMAATTTKVFIDIFIGVWAFILAIIWSVYRIDRKDGGNGQKGGRVPAGEIWERFPKFVLGYFGTFLILLLIGLAAPTLVDAAEKGAGQANGVRTIFFALTFFSIGLVTNVRKLWAEGLGKIVLVYGICLFGFILWVGLFISWLFYHGITPPVVAG